The following are encoded together in the Candidatus Methylomirabilis oxygeniifera genome:
- the mraY gene encoding phospho-N-acetylmuramoyl-pentapeptide transferase (Evidence 2a : Function of homologous gene experimentally demonstrated in an other organism; PubMedId : 10564498, 1846850; Product type e : enzyme), whose product MLYHLLYPWHESYAALNVFRYVTFRTAGAILTALLISLLLGPALIRRLQALQIGQSIRDDGPSGHLQKAGTPTMGGLLILASILIATLLWANLINRFVWLALFSTVWMGAVGFIDDYRKVVAKNSKGLSAKTKLLWQVIPSMLVGLCLYVNPVDAYTTKLAIPFFKHWMPDLGWGYVLFVTLVIVGASNAVNLTDGLDGLAIGPTLMTAAAYTVLAYIAGHASIAHYLQVVFVRGSSELTVFGGAIVGAAMGFLWYNAYPAQLFMGDTGSLALGAAVATLAVLVKSELLLLIVGGVFVAEAVSVILQVFSYRTTGRRIFRMAPIHHHYELNGMAEPKIIVRFWIISFILALLSLTTLKLR is encoded by the coding sequence ATGCTGTATCACTTGCTTTACCCATGGCACGAAAGCTACGCAGCCTTAAATGTCTTCCGGTACGTGACCTTTCGTACGGCCGGGGCCATCCTCACTGCGCTGCTGATCAGTCTGTTGTTGGGGCCTGCGTTGATCCGCAGGCTTCAGGCGTTGCAAATCGGCCAAAGCATCAGGGACGACGGTCCCTCAGGCCATCTGCAGAAGGCCGGGACGCCCACGATGGGCGGCCTCCTGATTCTGGCCTCCATACTTATCGCCACGTTGCTCTGGGCGAACCTGATCAACCGATTCGTGTGGCTCGCCCTGTTCAGTACGGTCTGGATGGGAGCGGTGGGGTTCATCGACGACTACCGAAAGGTCGTGGCCAAGAACAGCAAGGGGCTTTCAGCGAAGACAAAACTGTTATGGCAGGTGATTCCCAGTATGCTTGTCGGACTCTGCCTGTACGTTAACCCCGTCGATGCCTACACCACAAAGCTGGCTATCCCGTTCTTCAAACACTGGATGCCCGATCTGGGCTGGGGCTATGTCCTGTTTGTCACGCTGGTCATTGTCGGCGCGTCCAATGCGGTGAACCTGACCGATGGCCTGGATGGATTGGCCATCGGTCCGACACTGATGACCGCAGCGGCGTATACGGTGCTGGCGTACATTGCGGGACATGCCAGCATCGCTCACTACCTGCAGGTCGTCTTTGTAAGAGGGAGTTCCGAACTCACGGTGTTTGGCGGCGCCATCGTTGGGGCGGCTATGGGATTCCTCTGGTATAACGCGTATCCCGCGCAGCTTTTTATGGGCGACACCGGCTCGTTGGCGCTCGGGGCCGCCGTGGCCACGCTTGCTGTCTTGGTCAAGAGCGAACTGCTCCTGCTCATCGTCGGAGGGGTGTTTGTCGCAGAGGCCGTCTCAGTAATCCTGCAGGTCTTCTCCTATCGGACGACCGGGCGACGGATCTTCCGAATGGCGCCGATCCATCATCACTACGAGTTGAACGGGATGGCGGAGCCGAAGATCATTGTCAGGTTCTGGATCATCTCCTTTATCCTGGCCCTGCTCTCGCTCACGACGTTGAAATTGAGGTGA
- a CDS encoding putative D-alanine--D-alanine ligase A (D-alanylalanine synthetase A) (D-Ala-D-Ala ligase A) (Evidence 3 : Function proposed based on presence of conserved amino acid motif, structural feature or limited homology), translated as MNSSLTRIGLIFGSRSVEREVSIMTAGKVYEVLLSLQDRFETLPIFLTAEGTWLTGEAVRDLLMVDAEIRKLAERGAMAGPDERVRLDAEKLRLNRERYAPQLENLDRGVNATGVEPLFLSPDPSVGGLMPQQERKGWLRKTLHPTIDVAFPVIHGTHGEDGTIQGLCELANLPYVGAGVAASAVGMDKIISKLVFQGAGLPVVEGIGVTRRELLEDEAAVVQALERILSYPVVVKPAVAGSSVGIGVAHDAVEALSLAKRAMRFSCRVLVERAVQQRIEVQCGVIGNHALTVSECEELISSGEVVGYRDKYPENKKPGSADLAPSIIPARIPQALSDEIRSIAAAAFKSIDSRGISRVDFLVDSAAMKPYVNEINTMPGSLSLTLWERSGVKPAELIVRLVELALEAHRDKRSTQFKSTEGKALVDRRHLVTPGK; from the coding sequence ATGAACAGCAGCCTGACACGCATAGGGCTGATCTTCGGAAGCCGCTCGGTAGAGCGCGAGGTTTCGATTATGACCGCGGGCAAGGTCTACGAGGTCTTGCTGTCGCTGCAGGATCGGTTCGAGACGCTGCCGATCTTTCTGACGGCGGAGGGTACGTGGCTCACCGGCGAGGCGGTTCGAGACCTGTTGATGGTCGATGCTGAAATACGAAAGCTGGCGGAGCGTGGCGCCATGGCCGGACCGGATGAGCGAGTGAGGCTCGATGCCGAAAAGTTGCGGCTGAATCGCGAACGATACGCGCCGCAGCTCGAGAACCTGGACCGGGGCGTGAACGCAACGGGGGTTGAGCCGCTCTTTCTGTCGCCGGATCCGTCGGTCGGCGGGTTGATGCCGCAACAGGAACGGAAGGGCTGGCTTCGTAAGACGCTCCATCCCACTATCGACGTGGCCTTCCCGGTCATTCACGGGACGCATGGCGAGGATGGAACGATTCAGGGTCTGTGTGAACTGGCCAACCTGCCATATGTCGGGGCCGGGGTGGCCGCCTCGGCGGTGGGAATGGATAAGATTATTTCCAAGCTTGTATTCCAGGGCGCAGGCCTTCCCGTTGTCGAGGGGATCGGTGTGACCCGGCGTGAACTATTGGAAGATGAGGCGGCTGTCGTACAGGCGCTTGAGCGCATACTGAGCTATCCGGTGGTGGTTAAGCCTGCCGTGGCAGGTTCCAGTGTCGGTATCGGTGTGGCGCATGATGCGGTTGAAGCGCTGAGCCTCGCGAAGCGCGCGATGCGTTTCAGTTGTCGTGTGCTGGTCGAGCGAGCCGTACAGCAGCGGATCGAGGTGCAATGTGGCGTCATCGGGAATCACGCCTTGACCGTCTCGGAGTGCGAGGAACTTATCAGCTCGGGTGAGGTTGTGGGCTACCGCGATAAGTACCCGGAGAATAAGAAGCCGGGGAGCGCAGACCTGGCACCGAGTATTATCCCAGCCAGAATTCCCCAGGCGCTTTCTGATGAGATACGATCCATAGCGGCAGCGGCCTTCAAGTCGATCGATTCGCGCGGGATCTCCCGGGTTGATTTCCTGGTCGATTCGGCCGCTATGAAGCCGTACGTCAATGAGATCAATACTATGCCCGGATCGCTGTCCCTTACCCTCTGGGAGCGAAGCGGGGTAAAACCGGCGGAGTTGATCGTTCGCCTGGTGGAATTGGCGCTTGAGGCCCATCGGGATAAGCGGTCAACTCAGTTCAAATCGACCGAGGGTAAGGCGTTGGTGGATCGACGACATCTGGTGACTCCGGGCAAATAA
- a CDS encoding putative UDP-N-acetylmuramoyl-tripeptide--D-alanyl-D-alanine ligase (Evidence 3 : Function proposed based on presence of conserved amino acid motif, structural feature or limited homology) yields the protein MMQSDTTLGSSFAGRAVTGLLPYVAVAVARHLDLIYLAQLERYNGARLRGWIVRHWGIVLDGRGVLVQAAVLGAGILFACLPLSSILGFRYVGIGMLYIVWLAAGIWLRTRYTSLQVSQRLQWTSRTVRLAAVTSVLAAAVLLVISWSSVVVLSRLTVAPRTLLVGIGLVAGLFTVSEVAAGTILAANASLAPLERTINRRFYAQATARMRRYPGEVIGITGSYGKTTTKFITAALLHGRYPVFKTPDGVNTTMGIVRVVREGLRDDHRFFVVEVAAYGPGEIREVCEVLRPRIGILTAVGVQHLERFGTPERIAEAKYELIDSLPPDGLAIVNADDPVCLRLAERARQEGRRVLLYGIGEDERALGVRGKDVTLSSKGSAFRVETGHGAAMFETRLLGGWNIGNILGATAAALECGVPLEEIAAGVRALAPAPKRLEIREEGGVIKLIDVANANPRGAQMALEVLSQFEGGSKILITPGLVELGQIEAEENRRLGRAAAAVCDYVVLVGPQQTQPLQEGLREAGFSGSRVLIARHADEVADCLKAIVCEGDVLLYENRLPDTYLEFA from the coding sequence ATGATGCAGTCGGATACGACGCTCGGGTCTTCGTTTGCGGGTCGGGCCGTCACCGGTCTATTGCCGTATGTGGCGGTCGCAGTGGCACGCCATCTGGATCTGATCTACCTTGCCCAGTTAGAGCGGTACAACGGCGCGCGACTGCGGGGCTGGATCGTCAGGCACTGGGGCATCGTCCTGGACGGCCGAGGAGTCCTCGTCCAGGCGGCAGTTCTGGGGGCCGGAATCCTCTTTGCGTGCTTGCCCCTCTCTTCCATTCTCGGCTTCAGGTACGTTGGGATAGGCATGTTGTATATCGTCTGGCTGGCCGCCGGGATCTGGTTGAGAACCCGGTATACCTCGCTTCAGGTCAGCCAGCGATTGCAGTGGACCTCCCGAACGGTGCGCCTGGCAGCGGTCACGTCCGTTCTGGCAGCGGCGGTCCTGCTTGTCATCTCCTGGTCGAGTGTGGTCGTGTTGTCCCGGCTTACGGTGGCTCCCCGCACCCTCCTTGTTGGTATCGGCCTGGTCGCCGGCCTTTTCACGGTGTCTGAGGTCGCAGCGGGTACGATCCTCGCGGCAAATGCGAGCCTCGCCCCGTTGGAGCGGACGATCAATCGGCGTTTCTATGCGCAGGCAACGGCGCGTATGCGGCGCTATCCCGGAGAGGTAATCGGGATCACGGGGAGCTATGGGAAGACCACGACCAAGTTTATTACCGCCGCGTTGCTTCATGGACGCTACCCGGTCTTTAAGACACCGGATGGGGTCAATACCACGATGGGTATCGTGCGGGTCGTTCGCGAGGGGCTGCGGGACGATCACCGCTTCTTTGTTGTCGAAGTGGCGGCGTACGGCCCCGGCGAGATCAGGGAGGTGTGCGAGGTCTTGCGGCCTCGGATCGGTATCCTTACGGCGGTTGGGGTCCAACACCTCGAGCGATTCGGCACGCCGGAGCGGATCGCCGAGGCGAAGTATGAGCTGATCGATTCGCTTCCACCGGACGGCTTGGCGATCGTGAACGCCGACGATCCGGTCTGCCTGCGGTTGGCCGAGCGTGCGAGACAGGAAGGTCGGCGCGTGCTCTTGTACGGGATCGGCGAGGACGAGAGGGCGCTGGGTGTCCGCGGGAAAGATGTTACGCTCTCCAGTAAGGGTTCGGCCTTTCGCGTGGAGACCGGGCATGGCGCTGCCATGTTCGAGACCAGACTACTGGGCGGCTGGAACATCGGCAATATCCTGGGGGCAACGGCTGCGGCGCTGGAGTGCGGCGTGCCCCTGGAGGAGATTGCCGCTGGCGTCAGGGCGTTGGCGCCAGCCCCAAAGCGCCTGGAGATTCGCGAAGAAGGCGGGGTTATCAAACTGATCGATGTGGCCAACGCCAACCCGCGCGGGGCGCAGATGGCCTTGGAGGTTCTCAGCCAGTTTGAGGGAGGTTCGAAGATCCTGATCACGCCGGGACTGGTGGAGCTGGGTCAGATCGAGGCAGAGGAGAATCGCCGCTTGGGCCGGGCGGCGGCTGCGGTGTGCGATTATGTGGTATTGGTCGGACCACAGCAGACACAACCGTTACAGGAAGGGCTTCGCGAGGCCGGTTTTTCCGGAAGTCGAGTCCTGATAGCCAGACACGCGGACGAAGTAGCCGACTGTCTCAAGGCGATCGTCTGCGAAGGCGATGTTCTGCTGTATGAGAATCGGCTGCCGGATACCTACCTGGAGTTCGCATGA
- the MhpC gene encoding Predicted hydrolases or acyltransferases (Alpha/beta hydrolase superfamily) has translation MLIRVGDLDTHFIVWGEGRPVVLLHGWGTSAESLSVVAKALEDRFRVYALDLPGFGWTPSATTTWGTWEYASYVEAFMDRIGIQTADLIGHSFGGRIALVLAAQRPDRVRSLILAASAGIRPRRGLLFRVKVGSVKLAKRLFSLPVWGRLGERIVAELYRRIGSRDYRNAGPMRATLVKVVGEDLRGILPSIRVPTLIIWGDRDQEVPFSSMEIMARGIQGSRLEVFEGAGHFPFVDQPDRFSRVAREFLWQDGR, from the coding sequence GTGCTGATTCGTGTTGGTGACCTGGACACCCATTTCATTGTGTGGGGAGAGGGCAGGCCGGTGGTTCTTCTGCATGGATGGGGCACCTCGGCCGAGTCATTGAGTGTCGTTGCCAAGGCGTTAGAGGATCGATTCCGGGTATACGCGCTTGACCTGCCGGGTTTTGGCTGGACCCCATCCGCTACGACAACGTGGGGGACATGGGAGTATGCGTCCTATGTCGAGGCGTTCATGGATCGCATTGGTATCCAGACGGCCGACCTGATCGGGCATTCATTTGGAGGCCGAATCGCGCTTGTGTTAGCCGCTCAAAGGCCCGACAGGGTTCGAAGTCTTATTCTGGCGGCCAGTGCGGGGATCCGCCCGAGACGAGGGCTTCTGTTTCGCGTCAAGGTCGGCTCCGTGAAGCTGGCAAAACGGCTGTTTTCGTTACCTGTGTGGGGTAGGCTGGGCGAGCGGATTGTAGCCGAACTCTATCGACGGATAGGATCGCGGGACTATCGGAACGCCGGACCTATGCGCGCTACGCTGGTCAAGGTCGTCGGCGAAGATCTTCGAGGGATCTTGCCGTCTATTCGCGTGCCTACGCTGATCATCTGGGGAGATCGGGATCAGGAGGTACCTTTTTCTTCGATGGAGATCATGGCGCGCGGCATACAGGGCTCGCGGTTGGAGGTGTTTGAAGGGGCCGGCCATTTCCCGTTTGTCGATCAGCCGGACCGTTTTAGCCGGGTGGCGAGGGAGTTCTTGTGGCAGGACGGCCGATGA
- the murE gene encoding UDP-N-acetylmuramoylalanyl-D-glutamate 2, 6-diaminopimelate ligase (UDP-N-acetylmuramyl-tripeptide synthetase) (Evidence 2a : Function of homologous gene experimentally demonstrated in an other organism; PubMedId : 2269304, 9166795; Product type e : enzyme) produces MQLFDLINGTEHQVLRGSVDLEVHEIRYDSRQVKPGDLFVCIGGFRRDGHDFIQAAWAAGAVAALVERTDLTEAALQGGTVVKVANTRQSLAAVACRFYGHPSRSLSMVGVTGTNGKTTTTYLVESVLRCAGHQVGLIGTIGYRCNELELEAARTTPESCDLQALLERMARLRADSVVMEVSSHALALHRVDGCEFDVAVFTNLTQDHLDFHGTMEAYRSAKLSMFEGLGVGSTKTTEKAAVVNLDDPAADLFLGATRVRRYSYSVEGPADLSVADVKMGPDGIRCRLQTPWGTTAIRSPLLGRYNLSNILAAAATGLHLGADLSAVADGIAALHHVPGRCERVETGQAFSVMVDYAHTPDALRRVLRMARQCCPGRLIVLFGCGGERDRGKRPLMGEAALELADFTVITSDNPRGEDPHQIIEEIETGAKKVWGQGKGYVTILDRGMAIREALSLAGRGDMVVIAGKGHETYQILRDRTIPFDDRLVAREALHELGFRRKDRV; encoded by the coding sequence ATGCAGCTTTTCGACTTAATTAACGGAACCGAGCACCAGGTCCTCCGCGGGTCCGTCGATCTGGAGGTTCATGAGATCCGGTACGATTCCAGACAGGTAAAGCCCGGCGATCTGTTCGTATGTATCGGAGGGTTCAGGCGGGATGGCCACGACTTTATTCAGGCCGCCTGGGCAGCAGGCGCTGTTGCAGCCCTGGTAGAGCGAACCGATCTGACGGAGGCGGCGCTGCAGGGCGGGACGGTGGTGAAGGTGGCGAATACCCGGCAAAGCCTTGCTGCCGTTGCGTGTCGGTTCTACGGTCATCCCTCGCGCAGTCTCTCCATGGTGGGAGTGACCGGGACCAACGGCAAGACCACCACGACCTACCTGGTCGAGTCGGTGCTACGGTGCGCGGGGCATCAGGTCGGACTGATCGGCACGATCGGGTATCGCTGTAACGAGCTGGAGCTGGAGGCGGCGCGGACCACACCGGAATCCTGCGATCTGCAAGCGCTCCTCGAACGGATGGCGCGTCTGCGCGCCGATAGTGTGGTCATGGAGGTCTCATCGCACGCCCTGGCTTTGCATCGCGTTGATGGCTGCGAGTTTGACGTGGCCGTGTTCACGAACCTGACGCAGGACCATCTGGACTTTCATGGCACCATGGAGGCGTATCGGAGCGCAAAGCTGTCCATGTTTGAGGGATTGGGCGTAGGGTCAACAAAAACGACGGAGAAGGCGGCGGTCGTCAATCTGGATGATCCGGCCGCAGATCTCTTTCTTGGGGCGACGCGGGTGAGGCGTTACAGCTACAGCGTGGAGGGACCGGCGGATCTGTCGGTTGCTGATGTCAAGATGGGGCCGGACGGAATCCGGTGCCGGTTGCAGACGCCGTGGGGGACGACGGCGATTCGCTCTCCGCTACTGGGACGCTACAACCTGTCCAACATCCTGGCGGCTGCCGCTACAGGGTTGCATCTGGGCGCGGATTTGTCCGCGGTGGCCGACGGGATCGCAGCGCTCCATCACGTTCCGGGTCGGTGTGAGCGGGTGGAGACTGGGCAGGCGTTCAGTGTGATGGTTGATTATGCGCATACCCCGGACGCGCTGCGACGTGTCCTCCGCATGGCGCGGCAATGCTGTCCAGGACGCCTGATCGTCCTGTTTGGATGCGGAGGAGAGCGCGATCGGGGGAAGCGTCCGCTCATGGGAGAAGCCGCTCTGGAATTGGCCGACTTCACGGTGATCACATCCGATAATCCTCGTGGTGAGGACCCTCATCAGATCATTGAGGAGATCGAAACCGGGGCGAAAAAGGTGTGGGGGCAGGGTAAGGGCTATGTTACAATTTTAGACCGAGGGATGGCAATTCGGGAGGCCCTCTCGCTGGCGGGTAGAGGTGACATGGTGGTGATCGCGGGGAAGGGACACGAGACCTACCAGATTCTTCGCGATCGAACGATCCCCTTTGATGATCGATTGGTGGCGCGAGAGGCGCTTCACGAGTTGGGGTTCCGCCGTAAAGACAGGGTGTAG
- the ftsI gene encoding division-specific transpeptidase, penicillin-binding protein (Evidence 2b : Function of strongly homologous gene; PubMedId : 2677607, 3911028; Product type e : enzyme), producing the protein MRMQRRAPGKSSDKGEATPAPMKRGLLRRRIIILFCSLAAALTIISGQLFSLQVFRYSELVKVADGQVSKRVPSVSRRGTIYDRNGRELAISLATSSIFARPSKVENPERASAALSAALGLPAEKILERLRAGKSFVYLKRSASAEEAEAVERLMLKGIGSDVHGKRFYPKSQQAAHLLGFVGTDDQGLEGLELQYDIYLAGKRKWIMRQQDAKRRPIFREEAGEAQGSDLHLTIDEVIQYITERELEAAVSQSVALSGSAIVMDPFSGEILALANYPTFDPNVYAEASAFARRNRAVADYYEPGSAFKAIVGAGALEERLVRPEDRFNAEGGAIEVGGVTIRDHERFETLTFAEVMAHSSNVGAIRVGQRLGKSHYYDYISGFGFGNLTKIDLPGETPGLIRRPKEWSALSLASLSIGQEISVSPLQMLTAMSAIANGGNLIRPYVAKSIVAADGQVVLENAPMQVRRVISEDTARTLATILKGVVTEGTGKAAAVEGFEVAGKTGTSQKVDRATGRYSRHKVVASFVGFVPVERPRLAIIVIIDEPTTLRWGGSIAAPTFREIARESLKHLRKTPVDRAPFRLAEGIRNAAFRLN; encoded by the coding sequence ATGCGGATGCAACGTCGTGCTCCCGGAAAATCATCCGACAAAGGAGAGGCCACGCCCGCGCCGATGAAGCGCGGTCTGTTACGACGTCGCATCATCATACTGTTCTGCTCACTCGCGGCAGCCCTCACGATTATTTCCGGCCAACTCTTTTCTCTCCAGGTATTTCGATACTCGGAGCTGGTGAAGGTTGCCGATGGACAGGTCTCGAAGCGTGTCCCATCGGTGTCCAGACGCGGAACGATTTACGATCGCAACGGTCGGGAGCTGGCTATCAGCCTCGCGACCTCTTCGATCTTTGCTCGACCCTCCAAAGTAGAGAATCCGGAGCGCGCCTCCGCAGCCCTTTCGGCCGCACTTGGCCTGCCTGCCGAAAAGATCCTTGAGCGATTGCGAGCAGGAAAGTCGTTTGTCTACCTCAAGCGATCAGCCTCTGCTGAGGAGGCGGAGGCAGTGGAGCGCCTTATGCTGAAGGGGATCGGATCCGATGTGCATGGTAAGCGATTTTATCCGAAATCCCAACAGGCAGCCCACCTGCTGGGATTTGTCGGGACGGACGACCAGGGACTGGAAGGACTTGAACTGCAGTACGATATCTACCTGGCCGGTAAGCGTAAGTGGATCATGCGGCAACAGGATGCCAAGCGTCGGCCGATCTTCAGAGAGGAAGCCGGCGAAGCACAGGGTTCAGATCTGCATCTGACGATTGATGAGGTGATCCAGTATATCACTGAGCGGGAGCTGGAGGCTGCGGTGAGCCAATCCGTCGCGCTCAGCGGCAGCGCCATTGTGATGGATCCTTTCAGCGGCGAGATCCTGGCGCTTGCCAACTATCCGACGTTTGACCCTAATGTGTATGCCGAGGCATCGGCGTTCGCCCGTCGGAATCGCGCGGTGGCTGATTACTACGAGCCGGGGTCGGCATTCAAGGCCATCGTGGGCGCCGGTGCCCTGGAGGAAAGGCTTGTGCGGCCAGAAGACCGGTTCAACGCTGAGGGGGGCGCCATCGAGGTGGGCGGGGTCACGATTCGGGATCACGAACGGTTTGAGACCCTCACGTTTGCCGAGGTGATGGCTCACTCCAGTAATGTGGGGGCTATTAGGGTCGGCCAGCGGTTAGGCAAAAGCCACTACTACGATTACATCAGCGGGTTCGGGTTCGGGAATCTTACTAAGATCGATCTGCCGGGAGAGACGCCCGGTTTGATCCGACGTCCGAAGGAGTGGTCGGCCCTCTCGCTCGCATCGCTCTCCATCGGACAGGAGATCTCCGTCAGTCCGCTGCAGATGTTAACGGCGATGAGCGCTATTGCGAACGGCGGCAACCTGATTCGTCCATACGTTGCGAAATCAATCGTTGCGGCGGACGGCCAAGTTGTCCTCGAGAACGCACCGATGCAGGTCAGACGAGTTATCTCGGAAGATACCGCGAGAACCCTTGCGACTATTCTTAAGGGAGTCGTGACGGAAGGAACGGGAAAGGCCGCTGCCGTGGAGGGATTCGAAGTAGCAGGCAAGACCGGGACCTCTCAGAAGGTAGATCGAGCGACCGGCCGTTACTCTCGACATAAGGTGGTGGCGTCGTTTGTCGGGTTTGTCCCGGTAGAGCGGCCTCGACTGGCTATTATCGTCATCATTGATGAGCCGACCACACTCCGTTGGGGCGGATCGATTGCGGCGCCGACGTTCCGGGAGATTGCTCGTGAGTCCCTGAAGCACCTTAGGAAGACCCCAGTTGACCGAGCGCCGTTTCGGCTGGCGGAAGGGATCCGCAATGCAGCTTTTCGACTTAATTAA
- a CDS encoding protein of unknown function (Evidence 5 : No homology to any previously reported sequences) has product MPVAPSFGLQNGARGGNGMRGQSIAAWTSVGRDRASSLLRPRFDQIRGFDLLQSLVLGGAVLVVVLFYVWQHVQVVRLGYEVEYLAGERTALIQQQKELRLDVARLMSLRRVEEIARGQLGLTSPKSGQVIVLE; this is encoded by the coding sequence GTGCCCGTAGCGCCAAGCTTCGGGCTGCAGAACGGTGCTAGAGGAGGGAATGGGATGAGAGGTCAAAGTATTGCCGCGTGGACATCAGTCGGACGAGACCGGGCAAGCAGCCTGCTGAGGCCGCGGTTCGATCAGATTCGAGGGTTCGATCTGCTCCAGTCGTTGGTGCTGGGAGGCGCCGTCCTGGTTGTAGTCCTGTTTTACGTCTGGCAGCACGTTCAGGTCGTTCGATTGGGGTACGAGGTAGAATACCTCGCGGGGGAGCGCACCGCCCTCATTCAGCAACAGAAAGAGCTGCGCCTCGATGTGGCCCGGCTCATGTCGCTCCGCCGTGTGGAAGAGATTGCCCGCGGCCAGCTTGGGCTCACCAGCCCGAAGTCAGGTCAAGTGATCGTACTCGAGTAA
- the mraW gene encoding S-adenosyl-dependent methyl transferase (Evidence 2b : Function of strongly homologous gene; Product type e : enzyme), translating into MTVEGRHLPVLLEETVAFLQPRPGGCYLDATVGLGGHAETLLIESAPTGCLCGIDRDVEALALAKGRLGQFGSRVELRYGDFASLGAIAAENEWRPFDGILFDLGFSSFQMDNASRGFSFMRDGLLDMRMDRQGCDKSAAELLARIPERELARLLQDYGEERWAKRIAARIVEARRTQPLTSTAQLARLVAAAVPRRAWPRRIHVATRTFQALRIAVNDELARLRRGLQNAVELLAVGGRICVISFHSLEDRIVKEVFRGWARSEPPRVRLLTKRPVVPTERESEINPRARSAKLRAAERC; encoded by the coding sequence GTGACCGTCGAGGGTCGGCATCTCCCGGTCCTGTTGGAGGAGACGGTAGCCTTCCTACAACCGCGGCCGGGCGGTTGCTACCTCGATGCGACCGTAGGATTGGGAGGGCATGCGGAAACCCTCCTGATCGAGAGCGCACCGACGGGTTGTCTGTGCGGGATCGATCGTGATGTCGAGGCTCTGGCCTTAGCCAAGGGCCGTCTTGGGCAGTTCGGGAGTCGGGTTGAGTTGCGCTATGGTGATTTCGCCAGTTTGGGCGCTATCGCCGCCGAGAACGAATGGAGGCCTTTCGACGGTATCCTGTTTGATCTCGGTTTTTCATCATTTCAAATGGACAACGCCTCCAGGGGATTCAGCTTTATGAGGGATGGGCTGCTGGACATGCGGATGGATCGTCAGGGATGTGACAAGTCGGCAGCAGAACTGCTCGCTCGGATTCCGGAGCGAGAACTTGCGAGGCTGTTGCAAGACTACGGCGAGGAGCGTTGGGCGAAGCGGATCGCGGCGCGGATCGTAGAAGCGCGTCGGACGCAGCCGCTCACCTCCACCGCTCAGCTTGCACGTCTGGTGGCTGCGGCAGTGCCACGGCGCGCCTGGCCTCGGCGAATCCATGTCGCGACACGAACCTTCCAAGCGTTACGCATTGCCGTGAACGATGAGCTGGCCAGACTGCGTCGCGGTCTGCAGAATGCCGTTGAACTGCTTGCCGTTGGAGGCAGGATCTGCGTTATCAGTTTTCACTCCCTGGAGGATCGGATTGTCAAGGAGGTGTTTCGGGGATGGGCGCGTTCGGAGCCGCCGCGTGTTCGTCTTCTGACCAAACGGCCGGTTGTCCCAACGGAACGGGAGAGTGAGATCAATCCGCGTGCCCGTAGCGCCAAGCTTCGGGCTGCAGAACGGTGCTAG
- the mraZ gene encoding Protein mraZ, with product MFRGSFEHAIDDKGRLSIPARYREILKRRRERELILVDPLFDACIVAYPIKAWQQIEQNLLSHGNSDRKFREYARLISAHAVESTVDSQGRILIPPQLREKADLRRDVVIVGVLDKIEIWNRERWTSFCAQERDPEDYAGKLAELGIRV from the coding sequence ATGTTCCGCGGAAGCTTCGAACACGCCATTGACGACAAGGGACGGCTCAGCATCCCGGCCAGATACCGCGAGATTCTTAAACGGCGGCGAGAGCGTGAGCTTATCCTCGTCGATCCCCTGTTTGACGCCTGCATCGTAGCCTACCCGATCAAAGCTTGGCAGCAGATTGAGCAGAATCTCCTGAGTCACGGAAACTCGGACAGGAAGTTTCGGGAGTACGCTCGCCTCATCTCGGCTCATGCGGTCGAGTCGACGGTTGACAGTCAGGGGCGAATCCTGATCCCCCCGCAACTTCGGGAAAAGGCAGATCTGCGACGGGATGTCGTGATCGTTGGGGTGTTGGACAAGATCGAAATCTGGAACAGAGAACGTTGGACATCCTTTTGCGCCCAGGAGCGGGACCCTGAGGATTACGCGGGTAAGCTGGCGGAACTCGGGATCCGTGTGTAG